The following coding sequences are from one Apteryx mantelli isolate bAptMan1 unplaced genomic scaffold, bAptMan1.hap1 HAP1_SCAFFOLD_34, whole genome shotgun sequence window:
- the LOC136996310 gene encoding perilipin-3-like, which produces MTCSSGTLSLTEEMRPGIKELVSPSITGAEDAAIRVAVLEAAREVVQRVLESARSVVTSQGMAVDCEAGKITDRSVEAVPGKSDHHFPITDEELADLVVSVEGTEGAAVQQQSDHQGYFIHLSSLPTHLHQKAYQCFLAKVRKIKMVTQETFSKLQEVIELIDCVKQGIDQKLQNGQEKLHQMWLTWNKKQPKESEDATSLELKWLEVQILAMSHGITQQLQHTLQTLLANSQGFPSSIQDKMQQVQQELQETHNSLQAAASFQDLSRNILTQKHHLMNTGQECMNELLEYVEHNRPLAWLVGPFTPSSRASVGSQKGTKEKEAAEEERESKAGQEEVARIGIGYTLCL; this is translated from the exons ATGACATGTTCTTCTGGAACgctctccctcacagaggagatgagacctgg CATCAAAGAGCTGGTGTCACCCAGCATCACTGGTGCCGAAGATGCTGCTATCAGAGTGGCGGtgttggaggcagccagggaagttgttcagagagtcctGGAGTCTGCTAGGTCCGTGGTGACCAGCCAGGGCATGGCAGTGGATTGCGAAGCAGGCAAGATCACTGACAGAAGTGtggaagctgtgccaggaaaatcgGATCACCATTTCCCCATCACAGATGAGGAACTAG ctgacctTGTGGTCTCTGTGGAGGGGACTGAAGGGGCAGCTGTCCAGCAGCAGTCAGACCATCAGGGTTATTTCATACATCTGAGTTCCTTGCCCACTCATCTGCATCAAAAAGCTTACCAGTGCTTCTTAGCCAAAGTGAGGAAGATCAAGATGGTCACACAGGAGACTTTCTCAAAGTTGCAGGAGGTCATTGAGCTG ATTGATTGTGTCAAGCAGGGTATTGAtcagaagcttcaaaatgggcaggagaagctgcaccaGATGTGGCTGACCTGGAACAAGAAGCAGCCAAAAGAGAGTGAGGACGCAACTTCCTTGGAGCTGAAG TGGCTGGAGGTCCAGATTCTGGCCATGTCTCATGGCATCACCCAGCAACTGCAGCACACTCTGCAGACTCTACTGGCCAACAGCCAAGGCTTCCCATCCAGCATCCAGGACAAGatgcagcaggtacagcaggaattacaggagacccacaactccttgcaggctgctgcttctttccaagacCTGTCCAGGAACATCCTGACCCAGAAACACCATTTAATGAACACAGGCCAGGAGTGCATGAATGAACTGCTGGAGTATGTGGAACATAATAGACCTCTTGCCTGGCTGGTGGGACCTTTCACACCATCTTCTAGAGCCTCTGTAGGAtcacaaaaagggacaaaagagaaggaag cagcagaggaggagagggaaagtaaagcagGACAGGAAGAGGTAGCCAGAATTGGCATTGGCTATACCTTGTGCTTGTAG